In Sphingobacterium sp. PCS056, the following proteins share a genomic window:
- a CDS encoding ferritin-like domain-containing protein: protein MEKMSSQKECLIDEKEHLDKKDLHRRDFLKFTGAGLAGVALLGLSSCKKDRNDDVDMGGDGFYFGSGDIAILNYAYALEQLEAAFYIKVVNSPFSGITDMEKSFFTDIRDHEIAHREFFKKALGDKAILDLEFNLSGINFSSRDSVLATAKTFEDLGVSAYNGAGWLIKDVSYLLLAGKIVSVEARHAAWIRDLIDNGSFANQEVIDSNGLDVAKSPSIVLQAAAPFIKSKIDVKDLPTY from the coding sequence AACACCTCGATAAAAAAGACCTTCATAGAAGGGATTTCTTAAAATTTACTGGTGCTGGACTTGCCGGTGTCGCTTTGTTAGGTCTTTCAAGTTGTAAAAAGGATCGTAATGACGATGTTGATATGGGCGGTGATGGTTTTTATTTTGGTAGTGGCGACATTGCTATTTTGAATTATGCTTACGCACTGGAACAGCTTGAAGCTGCATTTTACATTAAAGTTGTAAACAGCCCTTTTTCTGGTATTACAGACATGGAAAAGAGCTTTTTTACAGACATTCGCGATCATGAAATTGCACATCGTGAGTTTTTCAAAAAAGCATTAGGAGACAAAGCAATATTAGATCTGGAATTTAATCTCTCGGGGATTAACTTTTCTAGCCGTGACAGCGTATTGGCTACAGCAAAAACATTTGAAGATCTAGGGGTATCTGCCTATAATGGCGCAGGATGGTTGATCAAGGATGTATCTTATCTACTGTTAGCAGGCAAGATCGTTTCAGTGGAAGCTAGACATGCTGCATGGATCAGAGATCTTATTGATAATGGAAGTTTCGCTAATCAGGAGGTCATCGATTCAAATGGTCTTGATGTTGCAAAAAGTCCTAGCATAGTGCTGCAAGCTGCTGCCCCTTTTATCAAATCTAAAATTGATGTAAAGGATTTACCTACTTACTAA
- a CDS encoding ferritin-like domain-containing protein, whose protein sequence is MNLLNVFDEINNVDPEFTDRISPRREVIRNMTSFGKKITLASLPFLISDLFKKAYGATAPTDVTGVLNYALTLEYLEAEYYTMGVAASNLIPSGRPLGAITTIRDHENAHVKFLKQVLGDKAVSKPTFDFTAGGTFANVFSDYDTFLALAQAFEDTGVRAYKGQAGILLGNKVVLTAALQIHSVEARHASHIRQMRRARGGGAANQKPWITGANDSGIGAVVDPVYMGEDNKMQANVDITTLKGVSGNISLAAATQSFDEPLGAEAVLNIASLFIKK, encoded by the coding sequence ATGAATCTTTTAAATGTTTTTGACGAAATAAATAATGTTGATCCTGAATTTACAGATCGCATTAGCCCACGTAGAGAAGTTATTCGAAATATGACTTCATTTGGTAAAAAAATTACATTGGCTTCTTTGCCTTTCCTCATAAGTGATTTGTTTAAGAAAGCATACGGAGCTACTGCACCTACCGATGTGACTGGGGTGTTGAACTATGCGTTGACCTTGGAATATCTTGAAGCGGAGTATTACACGATGGGCGTGGCGGCTTCAAATCTGATTCCTTCAGGTAGACCATTGGGCGCCATCACGACGATTCGCGATCACGAAAATGCTCATGTTAAATTTTTGAAACAGGTGTTAGGTGATAAGGCTGTTTCTAAACCTACATTTGATTTTACAGCAGGCGGTACTTTTGCCAATGTATTTAGTGATTATGATACATTTTTAGCTTTAGCTCAGGCTTTTGAAGATACTGGTGTACGTGCTTATAAAGGTCAGGCTGGAATATTGTTAGGCAACAAGGTTGTACTAACTGCTGCTTTACAAATCCATTCTGTAGAGGCTCGTCACGCATCTCATATCCGTCAGATGCGAAGAGCTCGCGGAGGTGGAGCAGCCAATCAAAAGCCATGGATAACAGGAGCTAATGATAGCGGGATTGGTGCAGTTGTAGATCCTGTTTATATGGGTGAAGATAACAAAATGCAAGCAAATGTCGATATTACAACTTTAAAGGGAGTGTCGGGAAATATATCTCTTGCCGCAGCAACTCAGTCTTTTGATGAACCATTGGGTGCTGAAGCGGTACTTAATATTGCAAGTCTGTTTATTAAAAAATAG
- a CDS encoding SDR family NAD(P)-dependent oxidoreductase codes for MEPKNKIALVTGGSRGLGKNTALKIASKGIDIILTYQSQKKEAENTVEEIKKLGVNATALQLNVADSKIFDAFFTEVKSILKSVFNTDRFDFLINNAGIGIHASFAETTEEQFDNLVNIHFKGAFFLTQKALPLLQDGGAIVNISSGLARFSTPGYAAYASMKGAMETLTKYQAKELGARGIRANIVAPGAIETDFGNGMVRDNEHVNIAIAAQTALGRVGLPDDIGGVVAFLCTEDAKWINAQRIEVSGGMFL; via the coding sequence ATGGAACCAAAAAATAAAATTGCACTGGTAACTGGCGGTAGCCGTGGACTAGGAAAAAATACAGCTCTCAAAATTGCATCAAAAGGAATTGATATCATCTTAACGTATCAATCTCAAAAAAAAGAAGCAGAAAATACTGTTGAAGAAATAAAAAAACTTGGTGTCAATGCGACTGCCTTACAGCTTAATGTAGCTGACAGCAAAATCTTTGATGCATTCTTTACAGAAGTAAAATCAATCCTAAAATCTGTATTTAATACGGATAGATTTGATTTTTTAATCAACAATGCTGGTATAGGAATACATGCATCTTTCGCTGAAACAACAGAAGAACAATTTGATAATTTAGTAAATATTCACTTCAAAGGAGCATTCTTCTTAACGCAAAAAGCTTTACCACTTCTTCAAGATGGAGGTGCTATCGTGAATATTTCATCAGGACTAGCTCGTTTTTCAACTCCAGGATATGCAGCCTATGCGTCCATGAAAGGCGCTATGGAAACATTAACAAAATATCAAGCCAAAGAACTTGGAGCAAGAGGAATCAGAGCCAATATTGTAGCTCCAGGTGCAATTGAAACTGATTTTGGAAATGGTATGGTGCGCGACAACGAACATGTTAACATCGCCATTGCAGCGCAAACAGCACTCGGCAGAGTAGGATTGCCAGATGATATCGGAGGTGTAGTTGCATTCTTATGTACCGAAGATGCGAAATGGATCAATGCACAACGTATTGAAGTATCGGGCGGTATGTTTTTGTAG
- a CDS encoding helix-turn-helix transcriptional regulator translates to MKIPKKLFVREQEITADFLRALDNHLSDILCGNKDQMYEIRDFAAVLHIHPIHLSNTIKSATGHSPCYFMENRLMEISKSMLQQINIPIAEIARTLTYDPSNFTKFFKRFSGQTPKQYRADFLLNLSQNPDGTNG, encoded by the coding sequence ATGAAAATCCCAAAAAAACTCTTCGTCCGTGAGCAGGAAATAACTGCTGATTTTTTAAGAGCGCTAGATAATCATCTTTCAGATATATTATGTGGCAATAAGGACCAAATGTATGAGATCAGAGATTTTGCTGCCGTGCTGCACATTCATCCCATACATCTCAGTAATACCATCAAATCTGCAACAGGACATTCTCCTTGTTATTTTATGGAAAATCGTTTAATGGAAATTTCAAAATCAATGTTACAGCAAATCAATATACCGATTGCTGAAATTGCAAGGACACTAACATACGATCCCTCAAACTTTACTAAATTCTTTAAACGTTTTTCAGGACAAACTCCTAAACAATACCGAGCCGATTTTTTGTTGAATTTATCTCAGAATCCTGATGGGACTAACGGATAA
- a CDS encoding MutS-related protein yields the protein MVNKFHIDQQTLKDIHIAASIDGSVFGIFDQTVTEGGQQILRNLFYSPLGEVDLIEQRHAKIKRLIPFININFSFDRLGLKDLQLYISNHHTEGVIVFNFLNLFRLNTPEYFYKKRHIIEVCEVLIKTRAFVMQCLAQTEDLVMLTIRDKIEKCLQNFFKSQLYKISMLKVNTFNIDYYDRMIRKYLAEDLIDIFNFIYEVDAYLSIAKVAVHQSFCFPSVYSKGQSGSIEIKGLYHIFHKSPVKNDVLMTKSKKIWFLTGANMAGKSTIIKTISIAVYLTHIGFPVPAYSLKTDVLDGLFTSVNLFDDIELGYSHFYSEAIRLKTILDQLDKKSNALIILDELFKGTNHNDASQAILEVIKYLSEIDGPSVIISSHITDLYQDLKSMPSIEFIKLDIEKDVNGLPIFTYKVTKGVAEERLGMWLLNKSGVFDSCKRLIS from the coding sequence ATGGTGAATAAATTCCACATAGATCAACAAACATTAAAGGATATTCATATTGCAGCTTCCATCGATGGATCTGTCTTTGGTATTTTTGATCAAACGGTAACGGAAGGTGGACAACAAATTTTAAGAAATCTTTTCTACTCGCCACTTGGAGAAGTAGATTTAATCGAGCAAAGACATGCTAAAATTAAACGTTTAATCCCATTTATTAATATAAATTTTTCTTTCGATAGATTAGGCTTAAAAGATCTGCAACTGTATATCAGTAATCACCATACGGAGGGAGTGATTGTATTCAATTTTCTAAATTTATTTCGTCTTAATACTCCTGAATACTTTTATAAAAAAAGGCATATTATAGAAGTTTGTGAAGTCTTGATTAAAACACGTGCATTTGTAATGCAATGCTTGGCGCAAACCGAAGATTTAGTGATGTTAACCATTCGTGATAAAATTGAAAAATGTCTTCAAAATTTCTTTAAAAGTCAGCTGTATAAAATAAGTATGTTAAAAGTAAATACTTTTAATATCGACTATTATGACCGTATGATAAGAAAATATCTAGCCGAAGATCTGATTGATATTTTTAATTTTATTTATGAAGTCGATGCCTATTTATCTATTGCAAAGGTTGCCGTTCATCAATCTTTTTGTTTTCCTTCCGTATATTCAAAAGGTCAGTCAGGATCCATTGAAATCAAAGGTTTATATCATATCTTCCATAAATCTCCTGTAAAGAATGATGTTTTAATGACGAAGTCTAAGAAAATATGGTTTTTAACTGGGGCTAATATGGCTGGTAAATCTACCATTATTAAAACTATTTCAATAGCGGTTTACCTGACCCATATTGGATTTCCGGTACCTGCATATTCCCTAAAAACGGATGTGTTAGATGGGCTATTTACAAGTGTCAACTTATTTGATGACATTGAACTAGGATATAGTCATTTTTACAGCGAGGCTATTCGATTAAAAACAATATTAGATCAGCTAGATAAAAAATCAAATGCTTTGATTATTCTTGACGAATTATTTAAAGGTACGAATCATAATGACGCTTCTCAAGCTATTCTTGAAGTCATCAAGTATCTTTCTGAAATAGATGGTCCGTCTGTTATTATTTCTTCCCATATCACAGATCTTTATCAAGATCTGAAAAGTATGCCTAGCATTGAATTCATAAAGTTAGATATCGAGAAAGATGTTAATGGGCTTCCAATTTTTACATATAAAGTTACAAAAGGAGTTGCTGAAGAACGATTGGGAATGTGGTTGCTTAATAAAAGTGGTGTTTTTGATTCCTGTAAAAGATTAATTTCTTGA
- a CDS encoding GlxA family transcriptional regulator, producing MQISIFVPQYGTIEGITPAFRTFHTANEFLTFFGKKPIFHIEYVGLHEYVHANSGEYTIKTNRLLSEVIKTDLLIIPPTFGDIDEGIRANADAIPYFKTLHQAGAAVASLCVGAFLLAETGLLKGKKCSTHWAYVNEFREKYPDIEIEDGTIITAHDRIYSSGGANSLWNLILYLVEKYSDRETAIMVSKYFALDIGRNSQSQFSMFKGQRNHNFTDIQKVQDFIEEHYHDKITVEDLANLINVGRRTFERRFKGATSNTPIEYIQRVRIEAAKKYFEASRKNVSEVMFQVGYTDTKAFRDIFKKITGLNPIEYRNNFAKVGNELTSKEH from the coding sequence ATGCAAATCTCCATTTTCGTTCCACAATATGGTACCATAGAAGGTATTACACCTGCATTTCGAACATTTCACACAGCCAATGAATTCTTGACATTCTTCGGCAAGAAACCGATATTCCATATCGAATACGTCGGTCTACATGAATATGTACATGCAAATAGTGGTGAGTACACGATAAAAACGAATCGATTGCTTAGTGAAGTTATTAAAACGGATCTATTGATCATACCGCCAACTTTTGGAGACATAGATGAAGGTATTAGAGCCAATGCGGATGCTATACCTTACTTCAAAACACTTCATCAAGCGGGTGCTGCTGTTGCTAGCTTATGTGTAGGAGCATTTCTATTAGCTGAAACAGGACTGTTAAAAGGAAAAAAATGTTCTACCCATTGGGCTTACGTCAATGAGTTTAGAGAAAAATATCCCGATATTGAAATCGAAGATGGTACCATTATAACAGCGCATGATCGTATTTATAGTAGCGGTGGTGCCAATAGTTTGTGGAATTTGATATTATATCTAGTTGAGAAATATTCGGATCGTGAAACTGCGATAATGGTATCGAAATATTTTGCCTTAGATATCGGTAGAAATAGTCAGTCTCAGTTTTCCATGTTCAAAGGTCAAAGAAATCATAATTTTACCGATATCCAAAAAGTCCAAGATTTTATAGAAGAGCATTATCATGATAAAATCACGGTTGAAGATCTAGCAAACTTAATCAATGTCGGCCGTAGAACATTCGAAAGAAGGTTTAAAGGTGCTACAAGCAATACACCGATTGAATATATACAACGTGTACGTATCGAAGCAGCTAAAAAGTACTTCGAAGCATCTAGAAAAAATGTCTCCGAAGTGATGTTTCAGGTAGGTTATACCGACACGAAAGCATTTAGAGATATTTTTAAAAAAATAACAGGACTTAATCCAATAGAATATAGAAATAACTTTGCAAAAGTTGGAAATGAGCTGACTTCAAAAGAGCATTAG
- a CDS encoding SRPBCC domain-containing protein: protein MTTQTKINVTAVVHASAETVWKIWNTPSDIMQWNCPDLSWHCPKSENDVRVNGKFKNRMEARDGSFGFDFEGTYDEVDLYRKLSYRLADARKVTTIFTEYDGKTTVVTTFDAETENDLEMQKQGWQAILTNFSNYVESKN, encoded by the coding sequence ATGACAACACAAACAAAGATTAACGTAACAGCGGTCGTGCATGCTTCTGCGGAAACGGTTTGGAAGATTTGGAATACACCCAGTGATATCATGCAGTGGAATTGTCCAGACCTGAGCTGGCACTGTCCGAAAAGCGAAAATGATGTACGGGTAAATGGAAAGTTCAAAAATAGAATGGAGGCAAGGGATGGCAGTTTTGGCTTTGATTTTGAAGGTACCTATGATGAAGTTGATTTATATAGGAAGCTATCGTATCGCTTGGCCGATGCTCGGAAAGTCACAACAATATTTACAGAATATGATGGTAAAACAACTGTAGTTACTACATTCGATGCTGAAACGGAGAATGATCTAGAAATGCAAAAGCAAGGATGGCAGGCTATTTTAACCAATTTTTCAAATTATGTCGAATCAAAAAATTAG
- a CDS encoding SRPBCC family protein, whose amino-acid sequence MKKNTVSLHRIIQASPEKVFRAFSDPIALATWLPPYGFLCTVQQMDFQVGGKFKMTFINFSTGNGHSFGGEYLEITPHVSIQYSDRFDDPNLPGEMITTVSLNKVSCGTELVVEQTNIPDIIPVEMCYLGWQESLEKMKKLVEPDIPDA is encoded by the coding sequence ATGAAAAAGAATACAGTTTCCTTACATCGGATTATTCAGGCAAGTCCTGAAAAAGTATTTCGTGCTTTCTCAGATCCAATAGCGCTGGCAACTTGGTTACCTCCTTATGGCTTCTTATGTACGGTACAGCAAATGGATTTTCAAGTAGGAGGAAAATTTAAGATGACCTTTATTAATTTCAGTACTGGAAATGGTCATTCATTTGGAGGAGAATATTTAGAAATTACTCCGCATGTTTCGATTCAATACAGCGATAGATTTGATGACCCTAATTTACCTGGCGAAATGATCACGACAGTATCATTAAACAAAGTATCCTGTGGGACAGAACTTGTTGTCGAGCAAACAAATATTCCAGATATAATACCTGTAGAAATGTGTTATTTGGGGTGGCAGGAGTCTCTTGAAAAAATGAAAAAGTTAGTTGAACCTGACATACCCGATGCTTAA
- a CDS encoding VOC family protein: MLFKNTNKVVSGIFLTFSGNCKEALTFYQSCFGGTLHFDTFTKKLQDFPKNPVTFGSLISKDIVIHGSDLVADEGRIIGNHLSVFLMCENIVYRNLLVDKLASNHDHFPKRHHDLQKLIEISDAYDVKWLLAISCVMQP, translated from the coding sequence ATGTTATTTAAAAACACCAACAAAGTAGTAAGTGGAATCTTCCTCACATTTTCTGGAAATTGTAAAGAAGCGCTAACATTTTACCAGAGTTGTTTTGGTGGTACATTACATTTTGATACATTCACGAAAAAGTTACAGGATTTCCCAAAAAATCCTGTAACTTTTGGATCACTCATCTCTAAGGATATTGTTATTCACGGTTCGGATTTAGTTGCTGATGAAGGACGAATCATTGGGAACCATCTATCTGTCTTTTTAATGTGTGAAAATATTGTTTATAGAAATTTGTTAGTTGATAAACTCGCAAGCAATCATGATCATTTCCCTAAAAGGCATCATGATTTACAAAAACTAATTGAAATAAGCGATGCTTATGATGTGAAGTGGTTGTTAGCAATCTCCTGTGTCATGCAACCGTAA
- a CDS encoding NAD(P)/FAD-dependent oxidoreductase: MMKKVEIYDVTIIGGSYAGLSAALALGRSLRNVLIIDSGIPCNRQTPYSHNFLTQDGKTPLEIATLGKEQVAQYETVQFYEDQVINVKFLPEGFELITAGGHNFKARKLIFATGVTDILPDIKGFAACWGISVIHCPYCHGYEFRHKKTGIIARGDRALHLASLVNNLTDQLSILTVGEADFKGEQLDKLGRNHIDVIETEIAEIIHDAGQVKEVIFKDGTSQRFDAIYAAVPFVQHALIPNKLGCELTEQGHIKVDNFQKTTIPGIYACGDNSTMMRSVASAVSTGNIAGAIANMELTLERF; encoded by the coding sequence ATGATGAAAAAGGTTGAAATTTATGATGTTACTATTATTGGAGGCAGTTATGCAGGACTTTCAGCAGCACTGGCCTTAGGGCGTTCTTTGAGAAATGTGCTCATCATCGATAGTGGAATACCCTGTAATCGACAGACACCTTATTCCCATAATTTTTTGACACAAGATGGAAAAACTCCTTTAGAGATTGCAACGTTAGGAAAGGAACAAGTTGCTCAATATGAAACTGTACAATTTTATGAAGATCAGGTAATAAACGTGAAATTTTTGCCAGAAGGATTTGAACTTATAACAGCAGGTGGACATAATTTTAAAGCTAGAAAATTGATTTTTGCTACGGGAGTTACGGATATTTTGCCAGATATAAAAGGATTTGCTGCTTGCTGGGGTATTTCTGTTATTCATTGCCCATATTGTCATGGTTATGAGTTTCGTCATAAAAAAACAGGAATTATTGCACGTGGAGATCGTGCACTTCATCTTGCTTCACTAGTTAATAATTTGACTGATCAGTTGAGTATTTTGACAGTGGGGGAGGCTGATTTCAAAGGGGAGCAATTGGATAAATTAGGCCGCAATCATATTGATGTCATAGAGACGGAAATAGCTGAAATTATACATGATGCGGGGCAGGTCAAAGAAGTGATATTTAAAGATGGTACATCGCAACGTTTTGACGCAATTTATGCTGCGGTTCCATTTGTTCAACACGCTCTTATTCCTAATAAGTTAGGATGTGAGTTGACTGAACAAGGGCATATCAAAGTTGATAATTTTCAGAAAACTACCATTCCTGGTATCTATGCTTGTGGTGATAATAGTACGATGATGCGTTCTGTAGCCAGTGCAGTGAGTACAGGAAATATTGCTGGAGCGATCGCTAATATGGAATTGACATTAGAACGTTTTTAA
- a CDS encoding ClbS/DfsB family four-helix bundle protein — MAIPTNKEELRQAVEINYNKLKKELSSIPQELTRIQELEGHAKGTKMIINNLLAYLIGWGALVLKWNQKKDNNESVDFPETGYKWNELGRLAQKFYEDYQADDFTTLKQNLDIHVDQILSLIATKSNQELYEINWYENWTLGRMIQFNTSSPYANATGRIRKWKKQKEI, encoded by the coding sequence ATGGCAATTCCAACAAACAAAGAAGAATTACGGCAAGCTGTCGAGATCAATTATAATAAACTAAAAAAAGAACTGAGCAGCATTCCACAAGAGCTGACAAGGATACAGGAATTAGAAGGGCACGCAAAAGGAACAAAGATGATTATCAATAATCTTTTAGCTTACCTAATCGGTTGGGGAGCATTAGTTTTAAAATGGAACCAAAAGAAAGACAACAATGAGTCTGTCGATTTTCCTGAAACAGGCTATAAATGGAATGAGCTGGGCAGGCTAGCTCAAAAATTTTACGAAGATTATCAAGCGGACGATTTTACAACCTTAAAGCAAAATCTGGACATCCATGTTGACCAGATTTTATCACTCATAGCGACAAAATCTAATCAAGAACTCTATGAAATCAATTGGTATGAAAATTGGACCTTAGGAAGAATGATACAATTTAATACCTCATCACCTTATGCAAACGCAACTGGAAGAATACGTAAATGGAAAAAACAGAAAGAAATTTAA
- a CDS encoding DUF3267 domain-containing protein, with product MEPDFTESYTKEMRTIDLYRANVVALYLFAIVILAYGIPFYFLWSTQDFISIMKDSFGGNLISAPLLIFLIMIVGIVLHELIHGITFSVYAKHGFKSIKFGFLVKMLTPYCHCKEPLKVNHYIIGALMPAIILGIIPALISLITGNIFLLLFAIFFTGAAAGDFLIVKLIWKEDRSSMVLDHPSEAGCYILKKI from the coding sequence ATGGAACCAGATTTTACAGAAAGCTATACTAAAGAAATGCGAACCATAGATCTATATCGCGCTAATGTTGTGGCGTTGTATTTATTTGCAATAGTGATCTTAGCATATGGTATTCCATTTTATTTCCTCTGGTCTACACAAGATTTTATCAGCATAATGAAAGATTCTTTTGGAGGTAACCTTATTTCTGCTCCTCTTCTTATCTTTTTGATTATGATTGTTGGAATTGTTCTGCATGAGCTGATCCACGGTATAACTTTTTCCGTGTATGCTAAACATGGATTTAAATCCATTAAGTTTGGTTTTTTAGTGAAAATGTTAACTCCATATTGTCATTGTAAAGAACCGTTAAAAGTAAACCATTATATTATAGGGGCTTTAATGCCTGCTATAATCCTAGGCATTATTCCAGCATTGATTTCATTGATAACTGGAAATATATTCCTTTTGTTATTTGCCATATTTTTTACTGGGGCAGCTGCAGGAGATTTTTTAATTGTCAAACTTATTTGGAAGGAGGATCGATCATCGATGGTTTTAGACCACCCTTCAGAGGCAGGATGTTATATTCTTAAAAAGATATAG